A section of the Saccharomyces paradoxus strain CBS432 chromosome XII sequence genome encodes:
- the ARP6 gene encoding Arp6p (Actin-related protein that binds nucleosomes~similar to YLR085C) → METPPIVIDNGSYEIKFGPSTKKEPFRALNALAKDKFGTSYLSNHIKNIKDISSITFRRPHELGQLTLWELESCIWDYCLFNPSEFDGFDLKEGKGHHLVASESCMTLPELSKHADQVIFEEYEFDSLFKSPVAVFVPFTKSYKGKMKTISGKDEDADIVASSSDGTTFTSSESKDAQNPNSDYYDFQLVIDSGFNCTWIIPVLKGIPYYKAVKKLDIGGRFLTGLLKETLSFRHYNMMDETILVNNIKEQCLFVSPVSYFDSFKIKDKHALEYVLPDFQTSFLGYVRNPRKENSPLPEDAQTITLTDELFTIPETFFHPEISQITKPGIVEAILESLSMLPEIVRPLMVGNIVCTGGNFNLPNFAQRLAAELQRQLPTDWTCHVSVPEGDCALFGWEVMSQFAKTNSYQKARVTREEYYEHGPDWCTKHRFGYQNWI, encoded by the coding sequence ATGGAAACACCGCCTATTGTGATTGATAACGGCTCCTACGAAATCAAGTTTGGTCCTTCCACAAAGAAGGAACCGTTTCGAGCTTTGAATGCATTGGCCAAAGATAAATTTGGGACGTCATATTTATCAAACCACATCAAAAACATCAAGGATATATCGTCTATCACTTTTAGGAGACCACACGAACTGGGACAGCTGACATTATGGGAACTGGAGAGTTGTATATGGGATTATTGCCTTTTCAACCCTTCAGAGTTTGATGGATTTGATCTAAAGGAGGGGAAGGGTCATCATTTGGTTGCTAGCGAGAGCTGTATGACCTTACCAGAACTAAGTAAACATGCTGACCAGGTgatatttgaagaatatgaaTTCGACAGTCTTTTCAAGTCTCCTGTAGCAGTCTTCGTACCATTTACCAAGTCATATAAGggtaaaatgaaaacaatctCAGGCAAGGACGAAGACGCCGACATCGTTGCTAGCAGTTCAGACGGCACGACATTCACATCTAGCGAGTCCAAGGATGCGCAGAATCCCAACAGCGATTACTATGATTTCCAATTGGTTATTGACTCTGGTTTTAACTGTACTTGGATTATTCCCGTCCTGAAGGGAATACCGTACTATAAAGcggtaaaaaaattggacaTTGGGGGCCGTTTCCTCACTGGGTTACTAAAAGAAACGTTATCATTTAGACACTACAACATGATGGATGAAACCATACTTGTTaacaatatcaaagaaCAATGTTTATTTGTTAGCCCGGTGTCCTATTTTGAcagtttcaaaataaaGGATAAGCATGCACTAGAATATGTGCTTCCTGACTTCCAAACAAGCTTTCTTGGTTACGTAAGAAACCctagaaaagaaaacagtcCGTTACCAGAGGATGCACAGACCATAACATTGACAGATGAGCTTTTCACAATACCAGAAACTTTTTTCCATCCAGAAATTTCGCAGATTACAAAACCAGGCATTGTGGAGGCAATTCTAGAGAGCCTTTCCATGCTGCCAGAGATAGTACGACCTCTCATGGTAGGAAACATCGTATGCACCGGAGGAAATTTTAATCTTCCCAATTTCGCTCAACGGCTTGCAGCAGAGTTACAAAGGCAATTACCCACAGATTGGACTTGTCATGTCTCGGTGCCCGAAGGTGATTGTGCTCTGTTTGGATGGGAAGTGATGTCACAGTTTGCGAAGACTAATTCCTATCAGAAAGCGAGGGTCACAAGAGAAGAATATTATGAGCATGGTCCTGATTGGTGTACCAAACACAGATTTGGTTACCAGAATTGGATATAA
- the SMC4 gene encoding condensin subunit SMC4 (Subunit of the condensin complex~similar to YLR086W), whose amino-acid sequence MCDSPLSKRQKRGAAGRSELSLDHGDIEQESQVENRVNRTEKTPDPNIPALEASYTKSHTPRKLVLSSGENRYAFSQPTNSATTSLHVPNLQPPKTSSRGRDYKAYSQSPPRSPGRSPTRRLELLQLSPVKNSRVELQKIYDSHQSSSKQQGRLFINELVLENFKSYAGKQVVGPFHTSFSAVVGPNGSGKSNVIDSMLFVFGFRANKMRQDRLSDLIHKSEAFPNLQSCSVTVHFQYVIDGSSGTSRIDEEKPRLVVTRKAFKNNSSKYYINEKESSYTEVTKLLKNEGIDLDHKRFLILQGEVENIAQMKPKAEKESDDGLLEYLEDIIGTANYKPLIEERMTQIENLNEICLEKENRFEIVDREKNSLESGKETALEFLDKEKQLTLLKSKLFQFKLFQNNSKLASTLEKISSSNEDLETEKMKFQESLEKVDEVKAQRKEIKDRISSCASKEKTLVFERRELEGTRVSLEERTKNLVNKMAKAEKTLKSTKNSISEAEHMLEELRGQQTEHETEIKDLTQSLEEERRILDDIKLSLKDKTKDISADIIRHEKELEPWDLQLQEKKSQIQLAESELSLLEETQAKLKKNVETLEEKVLAKKTHKQELQGLILDLKKKLNSLIDERSQGEKNFSSAHLKLKEMQKVLNTHRQRAMEARSSLSKAQNKSKVLTALSRLQKSGRINGFHGRLGDLGVIDDSFDVAISTACPRLDDVVVDTVECAQHCIDYLRKNKLGYARFILLDRLRQFNLQPISTPENVPRLFDLVKPKNPKFSNAFYSVLRDTLVARNLKQANNVAYGKKRFRVVTVDGKLIDISGTMSGGGNHVARGLMRLGTSQSDKVDDYTPEEVDKIERELSERESNFRVANDTVHEMEEELKKLRDHEPELESQISRAELEADSLASELTLAEQQVKEAETTYVRAVSDKAQLNIVMKNLERLRNEYDDLQSETKTKKEKIKTLQGEIMKVGGTRLQMQNSKVQSLCQRLDILVAKLKKVKSGLKKSGGDVLKFQKQLKNTEGDVELSSNELKIIEEKLKHTKLALSENDINMTETLNLKRELREQNEQLKEKVDEMEENIDEFKSLEIEMKNKLEKLNSLLAYIKSEIKQQEKGLNELSIRDVIHTLEMLDNNQMDIMKEDIEDDQEVDREYRSCETQVEGKIQDDEDSCDNKHSMNVDETSDEVSRGIPRLSEDELRELDTELLESEINELTYYVEETNVDIGVLEEYARRLVEFKRRKLDLNNAVQKRDEVKEQVEILKKKRFDEFMVGFNIISMTLKEMYQMITMGGNAELELVDSLDPFSEGVTFSVMPPKKSWRNITNLSGGEKTLSSLALVFALHKYKPTPLYVMDEIDAALDFRNVSIVANYIKERTKNAQFIVISLRNNMFELAQQLVGIYKRDNRTRSTTVKNIDIFNRN is encoded by the coding sequence ATGTGTGATAGTCCATTGAGTAAAAGACAAAAGCGGGGGGCTGCAGGACGATCAGAATTATCTCTTGACCATGGTGATATCGAACAAGAATCACAGGTAGAAAACCGAGTTAATCGCACTGAAAAGACACCAGACCCAAATATTCCTGCGCTGGAAGCATCATATACCAAATCACATACTCCTAGGAAGCTTGTTTTGAGCTCTGGTGAAAATCGGTACGCCTTTTCTCAACCTACGAACTCAGCAACCACATCACTGCATGTACCGAATTTGCAACCACCAAAAACGTCTTCTAGGGGCCGCGACTATAAGGCCTATTCTCAATCGCCACCAAGGTCTCCAGGAAGATCCCCAACTAGGAGATTAGAATTGCTCCAGCTTTCGCCTGTGAAAAATAGCAGGGTTGAACTGCAAAAAATCTATGATAGCCACCAGTCATCGAGCAAGCAACAGGGCAGACTGTTTATTAATGAATTGGTCTTAGAGAACTTCAAGTCCTACGCTGGTAAACAAGTAGTAGGTCCCTTTCATACCAGCTTCTCAGCAGTGGTAGGCCCCAATGGTTCAGGCAAATCAAATGTCATCGATTCGATGTTATTTGTATTTGGATTTAGAGCAAATAAGATGAGACAGGACAGATTGTCCGACCTAATTCACAAATCGGAAGCTTTCCCGAATTTACAATCGTGTTCCGTAACTGTGCATTTTCAGTACGTTATTGATGGATCCTCAGGTACTTCCCGAAtcgatgaagaaaaacCTAGACTGGTCGTTACAAGAAAAGcatttaaaaataattcatcaaaatattatataaacgaaaaagaaagcagcTACACAGAGGTTACAAAgcttttaaaaaatgagGGTATTGATTTAGATCataaaagatttttgaTTCTACAAGGTGAAGTAGAGAATATTGCCCAAATGAAACCTAAGGCAGAAAAAGAGAGCGATGACGGATTACTGGAATATTTGGAGGACATAATTGGAACTGCCAACTATAAACCGTTAATTGAAGAGCGAATGACTCAGATTGAGAatttaaatgaaatttgcctagaaaaagaaaatagatttgaaattgttgATAGAGAAAAGAATTCATTGGAGTcaggaaaagaaactgcGTTGGAGTTTTTAGATAAGGAAAAGCAGCTAACActtttaaaatcaaaattatttcaATTTAAGTTGTTTCAAAACAACTCTAAGCTTGCCAGTACCTTGGAAAAGATCTCTTCTTCGAATGAGGACCTCGAAACtgaaaagatgaaatttcaagaatctttggaaaaagtGGACGAGGTTAAAGCTCAACGtaaggaaataaaagatcGAATATCATCTTGTgcttcaaaagaaaagactttagtttttgaaagaagagaatTAGAAGGCACCAGAGTTTCTTTAGAAGagagaacaaaaaatttggttAATAAAATGGCAAAAGCGGAAAAGACTTTGAAGTCCACCAAAAATTCGATATCGGAAGCCGAGCACATGCTTGAAGAGCTTCGTGGGCAACAGACTGAACACGAGACAGAGATCAAAGATTTGACTCAATCGTTGGAGGAGGAACGAAGGATACTTGATGATATTAAGCTATCTTTGAAAGACAAAACCAAGGATATTTCTGCAGACATTATCCGGCATGAAAAGGAACTGGAACCCTGGGATCTTCAACttcaggaaaaaaaatcgcaAATACAATTGGCTGAATCTGAACTATCTTTATTAGAAGAAACTCAGGCTaagctaaaaaaaaacgttGAAACCTTGGAAGAGAAAGTTCTTGCTAAGAAAACACATAAGCAGGAGCTACAAGGTCTTATTCTCGATCTtaaaaagaagttgaacTCACTCATAGATGAAAGATCACAAggtgaaaagaatttcAGTTCCGCTCATCTAAAgttaaaagaaatgcaaAAGGTTTTGAACACCCACCGCCAACGTGCGATGGAAGCTCGATCTTCTTTATCGAAGGctcaaaataaaagtaaagTTTTAACAGCTTTATCGAGATTGCAGAAGTCTGGACGTATAAATGGATTCCATGGACGTCTGGGGGATTTGGGCGTTATCGACGATAGTTTTGATGTGGCTATTTCTACTGCCTGTCCAAGACTGGATGATGTGGTGGTCGATACTGTAGAATGTGCACAGCACTGCATCGATTActtaagaaaaaacaaacttGGTTACGCAAgatttattcttttggaTAGGTTACGTCAATTTAATTTACAACCTATCAGTACACCAGAAAATGTGCCAAGGCTATTCGATTTAGTTAAGCCTAAAAACCCCAAATTCTCAAATGCGTTCTACAGTGTTCTTAGAGACACCTTAGTTGCTCGGAACCTAAAGCAAGCCAATAATGTAGCGTAtgggaagaaaagatttaGAGTGGTCACTGTAGATGGGAAATTAATTGATATCTCTGGTACAATGAGTGGCGGTGGTAACCATGTGGCAAGAGGTCTAATGAGATTAGGAACGAGCCAGTCAGACAAAGTAGATGATTACACCCCGGAAGAGGTGGATAAAATTGAGCGTGAGCTGTCTGAAAGAGAAAGTAACTTCCGCGTGGCAAACGATACAGTTCATGAGATGGAGGAAGaactgaagaaattgaggGATCACGAACCAGAACTGGAATCACAAATATCAAGGGCAGAATTGGAAGCTGATTCCTTAGCGAGTGAATTAACACTGGCAGAACAACAAGTGAAGGAGGCGGAAACGACATACGTCAGGGCAGTCAGTGACAAAGCGCAGCTAAACATAGTAATGAAAAACTTGGAACGCTTGAGAAACGAATACGATGATTTGCAATCCGAAacaaaaaccaaaaaggAGAAGATCAAAACCTTGCAAGGCGAAATCATGAAAGTTGGTGGTACCAGATTGCAGAtgcaaaattcaaaagttcAGTCACTTTGTCAGAGGTTAGATATTCTAGTCGCCAAACTTAAAAAAGTTAAGTCAGGCTTAAAGAAGTCAGGAGGGGATGTCctaaaatttcaaaaacagCTGAAGAACACTGAAGGAGACGTAGAACTATCATCAAATGAGCTAAAAATcatcgaagaaaaactaaagCACACAAAACTGGCTTTGTCAGAAAATGACATAAATATGACTGAGACGCTCaacttgaaaagagaattaAGAGAACAGAACGAACAACTGAAGGAAAAAGTAGACGAGATGGAggaaaatattgatgaattcaaatccctggaaattgaaatgaaaaacaagttggaaaaattgaattcATTATTGGCGTATATCAAAAGCGAGATAAAACAACAAGAGAAAGGATTAAACGAACTCTCAATTAGGGATGTAATACATACTCTGGAAATGCTTGACAATAATCAAATGGACATAATGAAGGaggatattgaagatgatCAGGAAGTTGATCGGGAATACCGATCTTGTGAAACTCAAGTTGAGGGTAAAATACAGGACGACGAGGATTCTTGTGACAATAAACATTCAATGAACGTTGATGAGACTTCGGATGAGGTTTCCAGAGGAATACCAAGGCTTTCTGAGGATGAATTAAGGGAATTGGATACAGAACTACTTGAAAGTGAAATTAATGAATTGACATATTACGTCGAAGAGACTAATGTGGATATTGGAGTTTTGGAGGAGTATGCTAGGCGCTTAGTAGAGTTTAAAAGAAGGAAGCTGGATTTAAATAATGCTGTTCAAAAAAGAGATGAAGTTAAAGAACAGGTAGAAATActcaagaagaaaagattcGATGAGTTCATGGTTGGCTTCAATATCATATCAATGACCTTGAAAGAAATGTATCAAATGATCACTATGGGTGGAAATGCTGAATTGGAACTTGTGGATAGTCTTGATCCTTTTTCCGAAGGTGTCACCTTCAGTGTCATGCCTCCTAAAAAGAGTTGGAGGAATATTACAAATCTTTCAGGTGGTGAAAAAACTCTAAGTTCCTTGGCTTTAGTTTTTGCTTTACATAAGTATAAACCAACTCCCCTTTATGTCATGGATGAAATCGATGCTGCTTTGGATTTCAGAAATGTGTCAATTGTAGCTAACtatatcaaagaaagaactAAGAATGCACAGTTTATTGTTATTTCCCTAAGGAATAACATGTTCGAACTAGCACAACAGCTGGTTGGTATTTATAAAAGAGATAACAGAACCAGAAGTACCACAGTGAAAAACATAGATATCTTCAACAGAAACTAA